In Gossypium raimondii isolate GPD5lz chromosome 12, ASM2569854v1, whole genome shotgun sequence, a single window of DNA contains:
- the LOC105764978 gene encoding dolichyl-diphosphooligosaccharide--protein glycosyltransferase subunit DAD1, which translates to MARTSSSKENAQALFHSLRSAYAATPVNLKIIDLYVGFAVFTALIQVVYMASVGSFPFNSFLSGVLSCVGTAVLAVCLRIQVNKENKEFKDLPPERAFADFVLCNLVLHLVIMNFLG; encoded by the exons ATGGCGAGAACATCATCCAGCAAAGAAAATGCTCAAGCTTTATTCCATTCTCTTCGCTCTGCTTATGCTGCCACTCCAGTCAATCTCAAG ATCATTGATCTGTATGTGGGTTTCGCAGTCTTCACTGCTCTGATCCAG GTGGTTTACATGGCTAGTGTGGGATCATTTCCTTTCAACTCTTTTCTTTCTGGAGTGCTTTCTTGTGTTGGGACTGCTGTCCTTGCTG TTTGTCTTCGCATTCAGGTGAACAAGGAAAACAAGGAATTCAAG GATCTACCACCTGAGAGAGCTTTTGCAGATTTTGTTCTTTGCAACTTGGTGCTCCATTTGGTGATCATGAATTTCCTTggataa
- the LOC105764979 gene encoding uncharacterized protein LOC105764979: MGKESELWDDSALIDAFDNAMSKYKKMHGKKNSEANVSVSVHQTGDEAIKPRDAGENSSSRANTGMEMEAAKDVEPVKENHTVKLQTPETCIDSSSLPMQDKQDGNKAYSDSQAAQDYNQLLTQYYEVEDKRQMILQQLQQFGSWNYQYSGEGSSTAAQWSTSCASQEYPIPTSQASHSTVICSCCPYACQSLATTCTSYPCCSLAGTSVGKISTEPNGAVAYGNLPPFIDSDIVKTAMGAAERAISSMTTKASINPNVNEENKEKKDGEEEMNQSTSCETDLTVLLNAWYSAGFYTGKYLVEQSIAKRRQ; the protein is encoded by the exons ATGGGTAAAGAAAGTGAGCTTTGGGACGACTCCGCCCTCATCGATGCCTTCGACAACGCCATGTCCAAATATAAG AAAATGCATGGAAAGAAAAACAGTGAGGCCAATGTCTCTGTTTCTGTTCATCAAACCGGTGATGAGGCCATAAA ACCCAGGGATGCAGGAGAGAACAGCAGTTCCAGAGCCAATACTGGGATGGAAATGGAGGCGGCGAAGGATGTTGAACCAGTTAAAGAAAATCATACTGTAAAGTTACAGACTCCTGAGACTTGCATAGATTCATCTAGTCTGCCAATGCAGGATAAGCAAGATGGGAATAAGGCCTATTCGGATTCGCAAGCTGCGCAGGACTATAACCAATTACTCACCCAGTATTATGAGGTTGAAGACAAGAGGCAAATGATTCTGCAGCAGCTTCAGCAATTTGGTAGTTGGAATTATCAATACTCGGGTGAGGGTTCTAGCACAGCTGCACAGTGGAGTACCTCCTGTGCTTCTCAGGAGTATCCAATTCCTACAAGTCAAGCTTCACACTCCACTGTCATCTGTTCGTGTTGCCCATATGCATGTCAATCTCTGGCAACAACATGCACATCATATCCTTGCTGTTCTTTGGCTGGGACATCTGTTGGTAAAATTAGCACTGAACCAAACGGTGCAGTGGCTTATGGAAACTTACCACCTTTCATAGATTCCGACATTGTTAAAACAGCTATGGGAGCTGCAGAAAGAGCTATATCCTCTATGACAACAAAAGCTTCTATTAATCCTAATGTAAATGAAG AGAACAAGGAGAAGAAAGATGGTGAAGAGGAAATGAATCAAAGTACTAGTTGTGAAACTGATCTCACTGTACTTTTAAATGCATGGTATTCTGCCGGCTTCTATACAGGAAA GTACCTTGTGGAGCAGAGTATTGCTAAGAGAAGGCAGTGA